A single genomic interval of Orcinus orca chromosome 19, mOrcOrc1.1, whole genome shotgun sequence harbors:
- the LOC101283498 gene encoding C-C motif chemokine 3-like has translation MCLLEIDFFDMDASAVRLWFPLGVCFLRLRGIIIYITAVPSAGDQSVLFLTVGANTPTACCFSYISWQIPCKFMDDYYETSRQCSKPSVIFQTKRGQEVCADPNEDRVQEYITDLELSA, from the exons ATGTGCTTACTCGAGATAGATTTCTTTGATATGGATGCCTCAGCAGTCAG GCTATGGTTTCCCCTTGGGGTGTGCTTCTTAAGACTCCGTGGCATTATCATCTACATCACAGCTGTGCCGTCAGCTGGG GATCAATCTGTCCTGTTTCTCACGGTTGGTGCCAACACCCCGACCGCCTGCTGCTTCTCCTACATCTCCTGGCAGATCCCGTGTAAATTCATGGATGACTATTATGAGACCAGCCGCCAGTGCTCAAAGCCCAGTGTCAT CTTCCAAACCAAAAGAGGCCAGGAGGTCTGTGCCGACCCCAATGAGGACAGAGTCCAGGAATACATCACTGACCTGGAGCTGAGTGCCTGA